The following proteins come from a genomic window of Pseudomonas sp. WJP1:
- a CDS encoding VF530 family DNA-binding protein — MNEHNPDPLHGVTLEQILNALVTHYQWSGLAERIDIRCFKSDPSIKSSLAFLRKTPWAREKVERLYVKLMRTKRPV; from the coding sequence ATGAACGAACACAACCCCGATCCGCTGCACGGCGTGACCCTGGAACAGATCCTCAATGCACTGGTGACCCATTACCAATGGTCGGGGTTGGCCGAGCGCATCGATATCCGTTGCTTCAAGAGCGATCCGAGCATCAAGTCGAGCCTGGCATTCCTGCGCAAGACGCCGTGGGCGCGGGAGAAGGTCGAGCGCCTGTACGTGAAACTGATGCGCACCAAGCGCCCGGTCTGA
- a CDS encoding PadR family transcriptional regulator, giving the protein MRDHHSPHREHGDGRDGFEKRPGRERGGRGPRVFAPGDLKLLLLALIAEQPCHGYDLIRQIEGMFDGAYSPSPGVIYPTLTFLEESEMIQGDAEGGKKRYSVTDAGRLSLSEQAIALEGVRTRIDVSKRSLRGHDRPPQIHEAVHNLRHALQLHHGRWSAEEIQRVATLLNNTAKAIVDGPAVQSAQEPAV; this is encoded by the coding sequence ATGAGAGACCATCATTCCCCCCACCGCGAACACGGCGACGGCCGTGACGGCTTCGAAAAACGTCCCGGCCGCGAACGCGGCGGCCGCGGCCCACGGGTGTTCGCCCCTGGTGACCTGAAATTGCTGCTACTGGCGCTGATTGCCGAGCAGCCTTGCCACGGCTATGACCTGATCCGCCAGATCGAAGGCATGTTCGACGGCGCCTACAGCCCCAGCCCCGGGGTGATCTACCCCACCCTGACCTTTCTGGAAGAAAGTGAAATGATCCAGGGCGATGCCGAAGGCGGAAAAAAACGCTATAGCGTGACCGACGCCGGACGTCTGTCTTTAAGCGAGCAAGCGATTGCCCTGGAAGGCGTGCGCACACGCATCGACGTCAGCAAGCGTTCATTGCGCGGCCATGATCGCCCGCCACAAATCCACGAGGCTGTGCATAACCTGCGCCATGCCTTGCAACTGCACCACGGCCGCTGGAGCGCCGAAGAAATCCAGCGCGTCGCCACCCTGCTCAACAACACCGCCAAAGCCATTGTCGACGGCCCCGCCGTTCAATCTGCCCAGGAGCCCGCCGTATGA
- a CDS encoding Pr6Pr family membrane protein gives MGQPTAARRRFVAGAAILGWAGLSIQLYLILYSRWSIDASLMGGLLSFFSFFTVLSNTLVATVLTCEWTSRESSLRRWFLQPWVSSAVAVSIAVVGLGYSVLLRHLWHPEGWQWLADELLHDVMPLLFLGYWWWCVPKGTLRVWHIGLWVIYPLLYFAYSLLRGHVLAVYPYPFIDVDKLGYPQVFANAGGLLAGFVLIALIVIGLDRRAHSSSLSSRRQ, from the coding sequence ATGGGGCAGCCGACTGCCGCACGGCGGCGTTTTGTGGCGGGTGCCGCGATCCTCGGTTGGGCGGGATTGAGTATTCAGCTGTACCTGATCCTCTATTCACGCTGGAGCATCGACGCCAGCCTGATGGGCGGGTTGCTGAGTTTTTTCAGCTTTTTCACGGTGTTGAGCAACACCCTGGTGGCGACCGTCCTGACCTGCGAATGGACCTCCCGGGAATCGTCGTTGCGGCGCTGGTTTCTACAGCCATGGGTGAGCAGCGCGGTGGCGGTGAGCATCGCCGTGGTCGGCCTTGGCTACAGCGTATTGCTGCGCCATTTGTGGCACCCCGAAGGCTGGCAGTGGCTGGCCGATGAGCTATTGCATGACGTCATGCCACTGCTCTTCCTGGGCTATTGGTGGTGGTGCGTCCCCAAAGGCACGTTGCGCGTCTGGCACATCGGCCTCTGGGTGATTTACCCGCTGCTGTACTTCGCCTACTCGTTACTGCGCGGGCATGTACTGGCGGTGTATCCGTATCCATTCATCGATGTGGACAAACTGGGTTATCCACAGGTGTTCGCTAACGCCGGCGGGCTGCTGGCGGGTTTTGTGCTGATTGCGCTGATCGTGATCGGGCTGGATCGCCGCGCTCACTCGTCGTCGCTGTCGTCCAGGCGCCAGTAG
- a CDS encoding carbohydrate porin, with protein MPDLQFSKDSAVFTSFTRQKALSLFAGLSVLSLAIASQAAPAFDSDSPWMLGDWNGTRSELLAKGYDFKIDYTGEMGSNLHGGYDHDRTARYSDQFALGTHLDLQKILGWDDAEFQLTITKRSGNNISNDRINDPRVGGFTSAQEVWGRGQTTRLTQMWYQQKFFDQTLDIKVGRFGEGEDFNSFPCDFQNLAFCGSQVGNWVGDIWYNWPVSQWALRVKYHLTPELYAQVGAYEQNPSNLDRDNGFKLSGSGTQGAILPVELVWTPKLNGLPGEYRAGYYYSNADAKDVYKDSNGQPAALSGEAYRSASSKHGVWLGLQQQVTSIASDHSRGLSLFANGTMHDKKTNAIDNYVQAGLVYKGLFDARARDDIGFAMARVHVNPAYRKNAQASNQAKAVFDYDNPAFLPPQDTEYSAELYYGVHVTNWLTVRPNLQYIRHPGGVNEVDDALIGGIKIQSSF; from the coding sequence ATGCCTGATTTACAGTTTTCGAAAGACAGCGCTGTCTTTACGTCTTTCACTCGCCAAAAAGCTTTGAGCCTGTTCGCCGGGCTTAGCGTTTTGAGCCTCGCCATTGCTAGCCAGGCGGCGCCCGCCTTCGACAGCGACTCACCGTGGATGCTCGGTGACTGGAACGGCACCCGCAGCGAGCTGTTGGCAAAGGGCTACGACTTCAAGATCGACTACACCGGCGAAATGGGCAGCAATCTGCATGGCGGCTACGACCACGATCGCACCGCTCGCTACAGCGATCAGTTCGCGCTTGGCACTCACCTGGACCTGCAGAAAATCCTCGGCTGGGACGACGCCGAGTTCCAGCTGACCATCACCAAACGCAGCGGCAACAACATCAGCAACGACCGGATCAACGACCCGCGGGTCGGCGGATTCACCTCGGCGCAGGAAGTCTGGGGCCGTGGCCAGACCACGCGCCTGACGCAGATGTGGTACCAGCAGAAATTCTTCGACCAGACACTCGACATCAAGGTCGGCCGCTTCGGCGAAGGCGAAGACTTCAACAGCTTTCCCTGTGACTTCCAGAACCTGGCGTTCTGCGGCTCCCAGGTCGGCAACTGGGTGGGCGACATCTGGTACAACTGGCCCGTCAGCCAGTGGGCGCTGCGGGTCAAGTATCACCTGACTCCGGAGCTGTACGCGCAGGTCGGCGCCTATGAGCAAAACCCGTCGAACCTCGACCGCGACAACGGCTTCAAGCTCAGCGGCAGCGGCACCCAAGGGGCAATCCTGCCGGTGGAACTGGTGTGGACGCCAAAGCTCAACGGTCTGCCGGGTGAATACCGTGCCGGCTATTACTACAGCAACGCCGACGCCAAGGATGTCTACAAGGACAGCAACGGCCAGCCTGCCGCCCTGAGTGGCGAGGCTTACCGCAGCGCATCGAGCAAGCACGGTGTGTGGCTCGGCCTGCAGCAGCAAGTCACCAGCATCGCCAGCGACCATTCCCGTGGCCTGAGCCTGTTCGCCAACGGCACGATGCACGACAAGAAGACCAACGCCATCGACAACTATGTCCAGGCTGGCCTCGTCTACAAAGGCCTGTTCGACGCCCGTGCCAGGGATGACATCGGCTTTGCCATGGCCCGCGTGCACGTCAACCCGGCGTATCGCAAGAATGCCCAGGCGAGCAATCAAGCCAAGGCAGTCTTTGACTACGACAACCCGGCCTTCCTGCCACCTCAGGACACCGAATACAGCGCCGAACTCTATTACGGCGTGCACGTCACGAACTGGCTGACAGTGCGCCCGAACCTGCAATACATCCGCCACCCCGGTGGCGTGAACGAGGTCGATGACGCGCTGATTGGCGGGATCAAGATCCAGTCGTCCTTCTGA
- a CDS encoding siderophore-interacting protein, with the protein MTEVIVPSQTIHRVMHEIKRRRLEVLRVVDLTPRMRRITLGGPELAGFVSLGTDDHVKLLFPQNAEQQAALQTLVLGAGKDNGPMPAMRDYTPRRYDLETLELDIDFVLHGDGPASTWAEQAQPGQFLHIGGPRGSMIVPDIFDSYLLIGDETALPAIARRLEGLAANRRALVVIEVENGAEQQKLESAAQVDVIWVLREGGKDHLLSTVKQLTVPGGSLYAWVATESKMSRQIRRVLLDQHGLDEQFVKAVGYWRLDDSDDE; encoded by the coding sequence ATGACTGAAGTAATCGTGCCTTCCCAAACCATTCACCGCGTCATGCATGAAATAAAACGCCGTCGTCTGGAGGTGCTGCGCGTCGTCGACCTGACCCCGCGCATGCGCCGCATTACCCTGGGTGGCCCTGAGCTCGCCGGCTTCGTCAGCCTCGGCACCGACGACCACGTCAAACTGCTGTTCCCGCAAAACGCGGAGCAACAGGCGGCGCTGCAGACCCTGGTGCTCGGCGCCGGCAAAGACAACGGCCCGATGCCGGCCATGCGCGACTACACCCCGCGCCGGTACGACCTGGAAACCCTGGAGCTGGATATCGATTTCGTGCTGCACGGCGACGGCCCTGCCTCGACCTGGGCTGAACAGGCTCAACCCGGGCAGTTCCTGCACATCGGCGGGCCCCGGGGCTCGATGATCGTGCCGGATATCTTCGACAGCTACCTGCTGATCGGCGACGAGACCGCCCTGCCCGCCATCGCCCGACGCCTCGAAGGCCTGGCGGCGAATCGGCGGGCACTGGTGGTCATTGAAGTGGAAAACGGCGCCGAGCAGCAAAAGCTGGAAAGTGCGGCGCAGGTCGATGTGATCTGGGTGCTGCGCGAAGGTGGCAAGGACCACTTGTTGAGCACCGTGAAACAACTGACGGTGCCCGGTGGCAGCCTGTATGCGTGGGTGGCGACCGAGAGCAAAATGTCACGGCAGATTCGCCGGGTGCTGCTGGACCAGCATGGGCTGGACGAACAGTTCGTCAAGGCGGTCGGCTACTGGCGCCTGGACGACAGCGACGACGAGTGA